In the Mesorhizobium sp. M1D.F.Ca.ET.043.01.1.1 genome, AGGGCGAGGTGATGCTGTCCCAGAGATAGGCCGGCGCGGTGAGCCTCAGCAGCGTCTCGTAGCCATCGGGAACGGCAATGTCCTGGCGCGATTGCTCCCAGGTGCGGGTGATCGTCGAGGCATGCGGCAGGAACTGCCGGCCGGCCGGCGTCAGCGTGACGCCATCGCTGTCGCGGACGAACAGCTTGCGCCCCAATTGTTGCTCCAGGCCGCGGATGCGCGCGCTGACGGTGGACTGGGCGAGGTTCAGCCGATGGGCGGCGACCGTGAAGCTGCCATGCTCGGCGACCTCCAGGAAACTGCGCAGATTCTCGGTATCCATCGCTTTCGCTTTCGGCTCAGAGGTAATCGAAAATTCCGATGGCCCTCATCATAAAATATCGCTTTTCGGTAGTGATCAACAGTGAACTAGATGGCAAGCCCCCACGCCAACCAAGGAATGCAGCCATGCCGAAGCATTTCAGGACGACCGACGCCGCCCGCAAAAACCTCAGCGCAATCGAAAATTCCGCTATCGACGAATTGCTCGCAGGCCGGATCGGCCGGCGTGAATTCCTGCGCCATGGCAGCGTGCTCGGCCTGTCGCTGCCCTTCCTCGGCGGCATCGCCTCGGCGGTCGGCCTTGGCGCACCGCAGGCACGCGCCGAAGGCAAGCCGGGCGGTACGGTGCGCGCCGGTATCGCCGTGCCCGGCGGCGCCATCGACCCGGTGACCTTCTACGACAGCGGCAGCTATCAGCTCGTCTTCCAGACGGCCGAATTCCTGTGCGTGACGCAGCCGGACCTGACGCTGAAGCCGGTTCTGGCGGAAAGCTGGTCGCCCAACGCCGATGGCAGCGTCTGGACCTTCAAGCTGCGCAAAGGCGTGAAATTCCACAATGGCGAGGATTTCAAGGCCGACGACGTCGTGGCGACCTTCGATCGCCTCTCCGACCCGAAGGGCAGCTCCAACGCGTTGTCGGTGTTCAAGGGCCTGCTGTCGAAAGGCGGCACGCGCAAGGTCGACGACCATACCGTCGAGTTCCATCTCGACGCGCCGAACGGCAGCTTCCCCTATTCGGTGTCGATCGACAATTACAACGCCGTCATCCTGCCGGCGAGCTACAAGGGCGACTACGAGAAGACTTTCGAGGGCACCGGCCCGTTCCGGCTGGAAAGCTACACGCCGAAGGTCGGCGCCAGCTTCGTGCGCAATCCCGACTACTGGGGCGAGAAGGCGCTGCCTGACCGCCTCGAATTCAAGTTCTATGGCGACGTGCAGCCGCGCATCCTGGCGCTGCAGGCGGGCGAGGTCGACGTGCTCGACGCCATCCCGCTCGACGTCAGCCAGGTGGTGCTCGGCAATCCCGACATCACGGTGCTGCGCGTGGCGTCCACCGCGCATCGCCAACTCCACATGCGCTGCGACATGGCGCCCTTCACCGACAAGCGCGTGCGCCAGGCCCTCGCCCTCTCGATCGACCGCTCCAAGCTGGTCGACGGGCTCTGCCGCGGCATGGCGGCGACCGGCAATGACAGCCCGTTCGCGCCGGCCTTCCCGGCTACCGACAAATCGGTGCCGCAGCGCGCGCAGGACATCGCCAAGGCCAAGCAGTTGATGGAGGCCGCCGGCCTTGCCAGCGGCTTCGACATGACGCTGACCACGCTGCGCTATTCCGACATTCCCGGCTACGCGCAGCTCTTCCAGAACTTCGCCAAGGAGATCGGCACGCGCATCTCGCTCAACATCGAGGACCAGGACAAATATTACGGCAAGGCGGTGTTCGGCCAGTCCGACTGGCTGGACAGCCCGCTCGGCATCACCGACTACGCGCATCGCAGCGTGCCGAACGTCTTTCTGAAGAGTCCCCTGGTGAGCGACGGTCCGTGGAACGCGGCGCATTTCAAGAACACGGCCTATGACGGGCTGGTGGCCGGCTACCTCAAGGCGCTCGACCTCGACGCGCAGCGCAAGGCTGCCTCCGACATCCAAAAACTGCTGCTCGACGAGACGCCGGTGATCTTCAGCTATTTCCCGGACCTCCTGGTGCCGGTGCGCAAGAATGTCAGCGGCCTGCCGCCGATCGCCGCCGGCCTGCTGCTCGATCGTGTCTCGGTGGGTTGATCATGGTCGCGCGCAGCAACCTGGCGGCCAACGACGAGAAAAGGACGACGACCATTCGCAAGCCTCATCTGCGCGGCCGCGGGCCGCATTTCCCGCTGCTCGACACTATCGTGCAATACGAGTTCGAGCCGGGCTACGTCGCCTTCACCATGCCCTCGCCCAAGCGGCTGCGCGTCCAGGTCGGGCCGATGATCGTCGCCGACACCACCAGGGCGCTAGTGCTTTATGAGAGCGACCACCTGCCGGTCTACTACTTCCCGATGAGCGACGTGCGCGAGGAGTTCCTGCTGCCGAGCAGGACCACGACGGAGGATCCGTTCAAGGGCACCGCCACGCACTACTCGCTGAACACCGGCATCACGCTCGTCGAGGACGGCGCCTGGCGCTATCTCGATCCGGTCAAGGGCTGCCCGCCGATCGCGGACTACATCTCCTTCTACTGGCCGAAGATGACGCATTGGTGGGAGGAGGACGAGGAGATCTTCGTCCATGCCCGCGACCCGTTCCGTCGCGTCGACTGCCTGCCTTCATCGCGGCGCGTGCAGGTGATCCTCGACGGCGAGCAGGTCGCCGATTCCCGGCGTGGCGTGTTCCTGTTCGAGACCGGCCATCCGGTTCGGCATTATCTGCCGATCTCGGACACGCGGCTCGATATGTTCACGCCCAGCCGCTACATCTCGCGCTGCCCCTACAAGGGCATCTCCAACTACTACCACGTGACGACGCCCAAGGAGCGGCACGAGAACCTGGTCTGGTACTATCCCGAGCCCGTGCACGAGGCCGAGCGCATCAAGGGACTGGTGTGCTTCCACCACGAACTGGTCGACAAGATCCTGGTCGACGGGGTTGAGATTCCCAAGGAAGCGACAGCGGCGTCCGACGGCTATTTTTGAGCGAACTCCCAGCCTCTTCCTGAAGCGAAGCAACGAAGCGGCGCAGATTGGCAGCCGTGGCGTTCCTTCGCGCCCCCCTCTGCCCTGCCGGCCTTGAATTGATCCCTCAGGGCAATGCCCAAATCCCGGTTGAAATATTTTTCAAATAGAAATAGGAATGTTCAAACGATTGCGGCGCGGCGGCGCGCCAAGGACCGGAGGAAGCAATATGTCCCATCCGCAATTCGCAGCGGAACTCCTGCAGCGCGCTGAGAAGCAGGGACCGATCACCATCGGGCTCGCCGGCGCCGGGCAGATGGGGACGGACATCGTCGTCCAGGTGGCGCTCATGCCGGGCATGCGCATCGGCGCCATTTCGGAAGTCAGGCCGCAGGCGGCGATCGATGCCGCGCTGCTTGCCGGCCACGACCGCTCCGATATCGTGCAGGCGCCCAATGCGGCGGCCATCGACCGCGCCATCGAGGCCGGCAAGATCGCCGTCACCGAGGATCTTCACGCGCTCGCCGCCGCCGGCCGCATCGACGTCATCATCGACGCCACCGGCAATCCCAATATCGGCACGCTGTTCGCGCTCGAAGTGATGAAGAACGGCAAGCATATCGTCATGCTCAATGTCGAGGCCGACATCACCATCGGCCGCTTCCTCAAGGAGGAAGCACGAAAGGCCGGCGTGGTCTACACCGGCGCGGCCGGCGACGAGCCCGCCTGCACGCTGGAGATCATCGGCTTCGCCAAAAGCCTCGGCTTCACCATAGTTGCCGCCGGCAAAGGCAAGAACAATCCGCTCAAGTTCGATGCGGTGCCCGCCGATTACGAGAAGGAGGCGGCCGAGCGCAACATGAATGCGCGCATGCTTGTCGAGTTCGTCGACGGCTCGAAGACGGCGATCGAGATGGTGGCGATCGCCAATGCCACCGGCCTGGTGCCGGACGTGCCCGGCATGCACGGCCCGACGGCAACGCTGGAGGAACTGGCAAGCGTGCTCTGCCCGCGCGAGGACGGCGGCGTGCTGCACCGCAAGGGCGTGGTCGACTATTCGATCGGCAAGGGCGTCGCGCCCGGCGTGTTCTGCATCATCGAGACGAAGCATCCGCGCGTGCTTGAGCGCATGATCGACCTCAAGGTCGGCAAGGGTCCGTATTTCACGATCTTCCGCCCCTATCACCTGACCAGTCTCGAAGTGCCGCTCTCGGCGGCGCGCGCGGTGGTCTACAAGCGCGCCGACATGGAGCCGCTCGACCATCCGGTGGCCGAGGCGGTGGCGGTGGCCAAGACCAATCTCGGCACCGGACAGTCGCTCGGCATGATCGGCGAGAACGATTATCGCGGCTTTGCCATGACCTGGGAGGACGCGCGCGCCAAGGGCGCGCTGCCGCTCGGCCTTGCCGAGCGCGCCAAGGTGGTGAAGCCGGTGAAGGCCGGCGACTTCCTGACCTATGAAAATTGTGTACCCGACGATTCGATGGTGATAACCCAGATCCGCCGTCGTCTCGACCAGTCGGACGGGCGGTTCGTACCCAACGCGGCCTAAAGCGCGTCGCGCTGAAACGAATCCAGGCGACGCGATTTAGGTCCTTGTTTTTATGCATGTCGTTTTCGCAAAACCGCTGCACACTTTTGCGCGACATCCACTAACCCTGCGGATCGCCGCCTGATGGACGATGTCGTAATCGGGATCGACGCCTCGACGACGGCCGTGAAGGCGATCGCTTTCGCGCGTGACGGCACGGAGCTCTTCCAGGCACGCGAGACCTACCCGCTTTCCAATCCGGCGCCCGGCCATTTCGAGCAGGATGCCGAGCATTGGTGGACGGCGTTGCTGACGGCGCTGGGGAAGGTCGCCGACAAGATCGGCGCGGGGCGCGTGAAGGCGATCTCCATCGCCCATCAACGCGAGACCTTCACGCTGATCGACGACGCCGGCAAGCCGCTCATCCCCGCCATCCTGTGGCTCGACGAGCGCGCCCGCCGCCAGGTGGCGCGGCTTTCGCAAGAGCTTGGCCGCGAGGCGATCCGCGACTGGAGCGGCAAGCCGCCGGACCCGACGCCGGCGCTCTACGCCTTGGCCTGGCTGGTGGAGCATAAGCCGCCGGCGCTGACGGAAGCGGCAGCGCTGGTCGACGTGCATGCCTTCTTCGTCCACCGGCTCACCGGTCGGCTGATGACCAGCACGGCGAGCGCCGATCCGCTCGGCCTGCTCGACATCGCCAACTGTACCTGGCATCCGCGGCTGGTCGAAGCGGCAGGCCTGCAAACTGGACAATTGCCGGAGTTGGCCGCCCCCGGCGCGGTCTGCGGCACGCTTTCGGAAGGGATCGCCGCGGCGACCGGTCTGAAGGCCGGCACGCCGGTCGTGGCCGGCGCCGGCGACGGCCAGGCCATGGGCCTCGGCATGGGCGTCTACGGCCCCGGCAAGAGCTATCTCTCGCTGGGCTCGGGCGTCGTCAGCGGCAACTATTCCGGCACGGTCACGACATCGGATGCGTTCCGCACGCTGGTCTCGCCGACCGGCTCCGGCTTCATGCTGGAAACCGTGCTGCGCTCCGGCATGCAACTGGTCGACTGGATCGTGCGCACCACCGGCTCGCCTTCGGCCGCCGTACTGGAAAGGGCGGCGATGACGGTCGCCGCGGGCAGCGACGGCCTGCTCGTCTTGCCCTATTGGGCCGGTGTCATGAGCCCCTACTGGGACGGCGCGGCGCGCGGCGCGATCGTCGGCCTGTCGCTCGATCACGAGTCGAAACATCTCTTCCGCGCGGTGCTGGAAGGCATTGCCCTGGAGCAGGCGATTGCCACCGACGCGATGGAGGAACAGACCGGCAAGGCCGGCGCGATGATCGCGGCAGGCGGCGGCACCAATTCGACGCTGCTGATGCAGATCATGGCGAGCGTGCTCGAGCGGCCGCTCTTGGTCTCGCCGGTCAACGAGGCGGCGGCGCTGGGTGCTGCCATGCTAGCGGCCTCGGCCATCGGCTGGTTCGCATCGCCGGAGGACGCGGCAAAGGCGATGGCCGCCCCGCCAGCGAGACAAGTCGATCCGGTCGAAGCGCTGGTGCCGATCTACCGCGCCCGCAAGGAAATCTACCGCGACCTCTATCACGCGACGCGAGACATCCACGCGCGGCTGGGTGCGGCCTGAAACCTGTGTGAAGCAACGCATTTTGCGTCTTGCCCTGCTGATGCTACGCTTCCGGCACGCGGCGGACGATTGCTCATGACCACAGCCCTTCATCATGCGGCCCTCTTTTGGCTTGTCGCCTCGACGGCTATGCCTGTGCCGGCGCTTGCCGGCGACAAGCCGGCGTTCGAGCTTGCGCTCGACGTCGACCAGGACGGCACGATGGACCGCGCCGTGGTGATGCAGGACGATGGTCCGGCCGACCTCTACATCTATCTGGGGACGGGAGCGGAAAAGCCCGGTCCTTC is a window encoding:
- a CDS encoding ABC transporter substrate-binding protein; translated protein: MPKHFRTTDAARKNLSAIENSAIDELLAGRIGRREFLRHGSVLGLSLPFLGGIASAVGLGAPQARAEGKPGGTVRAGIAVPGGAIDPVTFYDSGSYQLVFQTAEFLCVTQPDLTLKPVLAESWSPNADGSVWTFKLRKGVKFHNGEDFKADDVVATFDRLSDPKGSSNALSVFKGLLSKGGTRKVDDHTVEFHLDAPNGSFPYSVSIDNYNAVILPASYKGDYEKTFEGTGPFRLESYTPKVGASFVRNPDYWGEKALPDRLEFKFYGDVQPRILALQAGEVDVLDAIPLDVSQVVLGNPDITVLRVASTAHRQLHMRCDMAPFTDKRVRQALALSIDRSKLVDGLCRGMAATGNDSPFAPAFPATDKSVPQRAQDIAKAKQLMEAAGLASGFDMTLTTLRYSDIPGYAQLFQNFAKEIGTRISLNIEDQDKYYGKAVFGQSDWLDSPLGITDYAHRSVPNVFLKSPLVSDGPWNAAHFKNTAYDGLVAGYLKALDLDAQRKAASDIQKLLLDETPVIFSYFPDLLVPVRKNVSGLPPIAAGLLLDRVSVG
- a CDS encoding DUF427 domain-containing protein, giving the protein MVARSNLAANDEKRTTTIRKPHLRGRGPHFPLLDTIVQYEFEPGYVAFTMPSPKRLRVQVGPMIVADTTRALVLYESDHLPVYYFPMSDVREEFLLPSRTTTEDPFKGTATHYSLNTGITLVEDGAWRYLDPVKGCPPIADYISFYWPKMTHWWEEDEEIFVHARDPFRRVDCLPSSRRVQVILDGEQVADSRRGVFLFETGHPVRHYLPISDTRLDMFTPSRYISRCPYKGISNYYHVTTPKERHENLVWYYPEPVHEAERIKGLVCFHHELVDKILVDGVEIPKEATAASDGYF
- a CDS encoding homoserine dehydrogenase → MSHPQFAAELLQRAEKQGPITIGLAGAGQMGTDIVVQVALMPGMRIGAISEVRPQAAIDAALLAGHDRSDIVQAPNAAAIDRAIEAGKIAVTEDLHALAAAGRIDVIIDATGNPNIGTLFALEVMKNGKHIVMLNVEADITIGRFLKEEARKAGVVYTGAAGDEPACTLEIIGFAKSLGFTIVAAGKGKNNPLKFDAVPADYEKEAAERNMNARMLVEFVDGSKTAIEMVAIANATGLVPDVPGMHGPTATLEELASVLCPREDGGVLHRKGVVDYSIGKGVAPGVFCIIETKHPRVLERMIDLKVGKGPYFTIFRPYHLTSLEVPLSAARAVVYKRADMEPLDHPVAEAVAVAKTNLGTGQSLGMIGENDYRGFAMTWEDARAKGALPLGLAERAKVVKPVKAGDFLTYENCVPDDSMVITQIRRRLDQSDGRFVPNAA
- a CDS encoding FGGY family carbohydrate kinase, coding for MDDVVIGIDASTTAVKAIAFARDGTELFQARETYPLSNPAPGHFEQDAEHWWTALLTALGKVADKIGAGRVKAISIAHQRETFTLIDDAGKPLIPAILWLDERARRQVARLSQELGREAIRDWSGKPPDPTPALYALAWLVEHKPPALTEAAALVDVHAFFVHRLTGRLMTSTASADPLGLLDIANCTWHPRLVEAAGLQTGQLPELAAPGAVCGTLSEGIAAATGLKAGTPVVAGAGDGQAMGLGMGVYGPGKSYLSLGSGVVSGNYSGTVTTSDAFRTLVSPTGSGFMLETVLRSGMQLVDWIVRTTGSPSAAVLERAAMTVAAGSDGLLVLPYWAGVMSPYWDGAARGAIVGLSLDHESKHLFRAVLEGIALEQAIATDAMEEQTGKAGAMIAAGGGTNSTLLMQIMASVLERPLLVSPVNEAAALGAAMLAASAIGWFASPEDAAKAMAAPPARQVDPVEALVPIYRARKEIYRDLYHATRDIHARLGAA